In Vicinamibacteria bacterium, the following are encoded in one genomic region:
- a CDS encoding YtxH domain-containing protein — protein sequence MKNGKSGTSFVAGFFTGTLLGAMGALLLAPASGKRMRRDLAREGKRLGNRVSEAAEEVRDRGASAYESASHVFSDAKRALSR from the coding sequence ATGAAAAACGGAAAATCGGGCACGAGTTTCGTTGCGGGATTCTTCACCGGCACGCTCCTGGGCGCCATGGGCGCTCTGCTTCTGGCTCCGGCGTCGGGCAAAAGGATGCGCCGAGACCTCGCTCGCGAGGGCAAGAGGCTGGGAAACCGGGTATCGGAAGCCGCGGAGGAGGTGAGAGACCGGGGTGCCAGCGCGTACGAATCGGCGAGTCACGTTTTTTCTGATGCGAAGCGAGCGCTTTCTCGATAG